Genomic DNA from Pseudomonas fitomaticsae:
TGCGTGGTTACGCCGCGCAATACCAGAACCGTGGCATGGCGCTGTACCTGACGCCGGACGGCAAGCATGTGCTGCTGGGCAATCTGTACGATGCCGACGGCAACGATCTGAGCAGCGCGCCGCTGCAAAAACTGGTTTACGCGCCAATGGCCAAGGAAGTCTGGGCCAAGTTCGAGGCCAGCAACTGGATTCAGGACGGCAACAAGGACGCGCCGCGCACCGTGTACCTGTTCAGTGATCCGAACTGCCCCTACTGCAACATGTTCTGGGAACAGGCCCGCCCATGGGTCAAGGCCGGCAAGGTGCAGCTGCGGCACATCATGGTCGGCATCATCCGCGAAGACAGCCCGGCCAAATCCGCCGCCCTGCTCGCAGCCAAAGATCCGAGCAAAGCCCTGGAAGATCACGAGAAGGCTGGCAAGGCCAGTACCCTCAAGGCCTTGAAGGACATTCCGGTTGCCGTACAGACCAAACTCGCGGCGAACATGCAGTTGATGGAAGACCTGGAATTGCAGGCCACCCCGGCGATCTTCTACATGGACGACAAGGGCGAGCTACAACAACAGCAAGGCGCGCCGACGCCGGACAAACTGGCGAAGATTCTCGGCCCGAAATAAAAAACGCCCACGCAATGCGTGGGCGTTTTCGTTACTTCAGCTCAGCCAAAAATTTCAGCAGCGTGTCGGTCACAAACGGCGGATTCTCCAGATTGGAGATATGCCCCGCTTCCGGCACCAGCACACACGGGCAGCCAATCAACTCAGCCATTTCCCGTGCTTCCGACGGCGGGCGTGGTTTGTCCTGATCGCCGCAGACCACCAGCGTGGTGGCCGCATTCAACTCGCCCAGACGCGGCAACAGATCATCACGACCAAAGGTGATCCGCCCCATCGGCACGATGCTCTCGCGCAGACGTTCGGCCGGATAGCCGGCGAGTTTTGCGCGGAAATCCTGATACAGTGCCGACTCTTTATCGATGCCCGGACGGAAGAAGATCGGCACCACGATATCCAGCAGTGGCTCGGAGATTTCGCCGCTTTCCTCGATCTGTTTGAACAGCGAGAAATAATACTGACGAGTCGGTTCCGGCTCGACGCCGACGTAAGTGTCCATCAGCACCAGACCGTTGAGCCGCTGCGGCGCCGACAACGCCAGGCGCACGCCCCACATGCCGCCGACCGACAGCCCGACCAGCGTCACCCGGTCGATGTCCAGATGATCGAGCAAGGCCAGTGCCTGACGGGCGATGTCGTCCAGCGAAGCGGTGCCTTCAGGCAAGCGACCGGATTCGCCATGGCCCCACAGATCCAGTGCAATCACCCGATAGTGCGGCGACAGCGCTGCGATCTGCGGTGCCCACATGGCCTGGTCCCACAGGTAGCTGCCGGCCAGCAACACCGCCGGGCCCGTGCCTTGATCAATGTAGTGAAGCGCCTGCCCGTCAACCGTGAAAAAAGGCATCGATAACCCCCATGGCAAAGAAACTGGAGCCCGCAGACTGAGCGGGCCGGCCTCGGCAGTCAATGATATGAAAGGATTACAAAGCCCGACCTGCGACAACGGCTACAGAGAAAAACACGTTTTCTGTAGCCGTTGTCGCAGGCTGTGTTTTACAGCCCTTCCAGCTCAGCCATCAGATCATTGAGACGATCAACCTTCTCCTCGGTAATGTCGCTGGCTGCCAGTCCTTCGATGTACCCGGCCAGTTCCTCCACCGTGCTGCACTCGAACATCGCTCGCAGCGGCACGTCCCGTTGCAGGGCTTTCTGCACCCGCGAGGCGATTTGCGTGGCGAGCAGCGAGTGGCCGCCGAGTTCGAAGAAGTTGTCGCGTACCCCGACCTTCTCGACCTTCAGCACCTCGGCCCAGATATCGGCCAGGGTCTGTTCCAGTTCGCT
This window encodes:
- the dsbG gene encoding thiol:disulfide interchange protein DsbG, encoding MPRLRHLLTLTMSAALLHLPSVQAAEELPEAIKKIEAKGAKIVGQFDAPDGLRGYAAQYQNRGMALYLTPDGKHVLLGNLYDADGNDLSSAPLQKLVYAPMAKEVWAKFEASNWIQDGNKDAPRTVYLFSDPNCPYCNMFWEQARPWVKAGKVQLRHIMVGIIREDSPAKSAALLAAKDPSKALEDHEKAGKASTLKALKDIPVAVQTKLAANMQLMEDLELQATPAIFYMDDKGELQQQQGAPTPDKLAKILGPK
- a CDS encoding alpha/beta fold hydrolase, translating into MPFFTVDGQALHYIDQGTGPAVLLAGSYLWDQAMWAPQIAALSPHYRVIALDLWGHGESGRLPEGTASLDDIARQALALLDHLDIDRVTLVGLSVGGMWGVRLALSAPQRLNGLVLMDTYVGVEPEPTRQYYFSLFKQIEESGEISEPLLDIVVPIFFRPGIDKESALYQDFRAKLAGYPAERLRESIVPMGRITFGRDDLLPRLGELNAATTLVVCGDQDKPRPPSEAREMAELIGCPCVLVPEAGHISNLENPPFVTDTLLKFLAELK